From the Bernardetia sp. genome, the window AGTTTGAGCGACAGCAGCAGGTGTAATAGCAACACAGCCAAAAAAACTAAAAACAATACCTGTCAGGAGTATAAATAAATTTCTTTTCAAAATAGTAATGGATTAGAAATGATAGGATATTCTTTTTTATAAAATTATCAAAATAATGGGGGATAACAATCTTCCCTAATTATTTATACTTATAATAAGCAAAATAAGTTTATTTTTATAAAATTCTAACACATTTCAAGCCAAATCCCCTGTATATGAATGAAATAGCAATAAGACACTTGTAATAAAATAAGAGAAATAAGATTTTTTTAAAACTTAATTTTCAATCCATATTCTTTTTTGAGTGTTAGCAATGCTTCTGCATTACCTTTTGCATCATCAAGAGCATTGTGTGTGTGCCGAGTTTGACGCAAATGCTTAAAGTTTTTGAAAGTATCTTTAACAATACCTTTGTAAAGACTACCTAAGTTTTGTGAGCTAAATCCAAATGGATTTTCTCCTAAAAAATGATGAAAATACCAACAGACAAACATCCAATCAAAGCCATTATTATCACTAATAAATATAGGTCTGTTGTCGCAAACTTTATGTATCCAATCTTTAAACTCTTGCATGACTATTTTGGGTTCTTCAAAGCTAAGAGTTTGTTCCCTACTAAATCCAGAAACAGCTAATGCTTTTGGATTATAGTTTTCTGAAATAGGTTTCAAACAGCCATAAAACGTTTTATCTAAGGCTTCATCTACTACGATTGCACCTAGTGAAATCATAGAGTAATCGGATGGAATTGCACCATCAGATTCAATATCTACCATAATATAAGTCATTATTTTGTTTTTTTTAAGTTGTTGTATTACAGTGTTTTAAAGTTGAAAAGTCAGTTTTATAAAAAAATGTTATGAAAAAATGCAACTCAAAAGGGAGAAAGTTACGTTAATACTTTCAAAATTTTCAATTTAAAATGAAAATTATGAATAATACACTTATCTCTGCTGCTGATTCTTTATCTTTTCAAAAAAACCAAACCCATACTTCTTTTAGTTCCGATAAAAATACCTCTAAGAAAAAGGAGAAAACAGACCTTACAAACTACCAAAGTTTGCTCAACTACTACCAAAAAGCGACCGAAGATTATAAATTTTGGAGTGAAAATTATCATATGCATTTTGGTTTTTACAAAAAGGGAATGAATCCTTTTGATTTGGAAAAAATGCTTCTTCAAATGACAAAAGAAGTTTTTGCTCGTTTAGAAATTTCTAAAAATAGTGAAGATGTTAAAGCCATCGATTTGGGTTGTGGTGTGGGAACGAGTGCAAGGTATTTTTCTCAAACATATCCTTTGGCTAAAGTTACTGCCGTTACACTTGTACAAGAGCAAATAGAGTTAGGAAAATTTTTGTTAGAAAAAGAATCAAAAAATAAAGAAAATATACAATTTGTTTGTACAAATTACGAAAATACACTTTTTCAAAAGAACAGTTTTGATGCAGCTTATGCAATAGAGAGCAGTTGTTATGGCAATGGAAAAGATAAATTTGAGTTTTTGAAAGAAAGTAGCCGATTGCTCAAAAGTGGAGGCAGACTGGTAGTGGCAGATGGCTTTTTAAAACATGGAGAAAAATTGCCTTTCTTGATAAATCAAGCCTATAAAAAAAACTGTGAATGTTGGGCATTGACAGAAATGGGGCAGATAAAACCATTTTTAGAGGCAATGGAAAAAGTCGGTTTTAAAGATATTAAGGTAGAAGATATTTCTTGGAGAGTTGCTCCTTCGGTGGCACATGTGCCTTATATTACGCTTAAATTTTTACTCAAACAAATTCAATCAAAATCTATTTTTAGTCTGCATCAAGAGCAAAAAAACAATGTCTTTGCTCCTCTCATGACGATGCTTTTAGGATTGGCTAGAAATCATTTTTCTTATTATATTGTGAGCGCAACGAAAAAATAGAAGTTGTGTTTGTTGTTGGTGGAGACACCAACAACGGCTAATTTTTTAATTGTTCATTTTTAATTTTCCATTGAAATTATGCTTGCCCTACGCCTCCTAGAAAAAGACAGTTCTCATTCTGATAGAATTCAGCTTCAAGATGTTAAAACACCTGAACCAAAAGAAAACGAAGTGCTTATCCAAATGCAAACAGCAGCTCTCAATCGTAGAGACCAATGGATAAGAGAAGGACTTTATCCGGGTATTCGCCCTGCAACGTTGGGTTCAGACGGTTGTGGAATTGTCGTAAAGACAGGCGAAAATGCAAAAAAATGGGAATCCAAAACGGTAATTATCAATCCAAATAACAACTGGGGAGACGACGAGAGACACCAATCAGCTGATTATCATATTTTGGGAATGCCTACTGATGGAACATTTGCTGAATTTCTTTGTGTAAATCAAGATAGGTTAGTAGAAAAACCAAAATCACTTTCTTTAGAAGAAGCTGCTGCTTTGCCACTTGCAGGTCTTACAGCCTTTCGTTCTGCGTTTTATCATGGAGGCATTAAGAAAGGAGATAAAGTTTTGATTTCGGGTGCTGGTGGTGGCGTAGCTCAATTTGCCTTTCAATTTGCTGTGGCAGCAGGAGCAAAGGTTTTTGTAACTTCTGGAGATGATGAAAAACTAGAGAAGTTGGAAGAAATGGGGGCAG encodes:
- a CDS encoding 3'-5' exoribonuclease domain-containing protein, translating into MTYIMVDIESDGAIPSDYSMISLGAIVVDEALDKTFYGCLKPISENYNPKALAVSGFSREQTLSFEEPKIVMQEFKDWIHKVCDNRPIFISDNNGFDWMFVCWYFHHFLGENPFGFSSQNLGSLYKGIVKDTFKNFKHLRQTRHTHNALDDAKGNAEALLTLKKEYGLKIKF
- a CDS encoding methyltransferase domain-containing protein, with translation MNNTLISAADSLSFQKNQTHTSFSSDKNTSKKKEKTDLTNYQSLLNYYQKATEDYKFWSENYHMHFGFYKKGMNPFDLEKMLLQMTKEVFARLEISKNSEDVKAIDLGCGVGTSARYFSQTYPLAKVTAVTLVQEQIELGKFLLEKESKNKENIQFVCTNYENTLFQKNSFDAAYAIESSCYGNGKDKFEFLKESSRLLKSGGRLVVADGFLKHGEKLPFLINQAYKKNCECWALTEMGQIKPFLEAMEKVGFKDIKVEDISWRVAPSVAHVPYITLKFLLKQIQSKSIFSLHQEQKNNVFAPLMTMLLGLARNHFSYYIVSATKK
- a CDS encoding quinone oxidoreductase family protein; protein product: MLALRLLEKDSSHSDRIQLQDVKTPEPKENEVLIQMQTAALNRRDQWIREGLYPGIRPATLGSDGCGIVVKTGENAKKWESKTVIINPNNNWGDDERHQSADYHILGMPTDGTFAEFLCVNQDRLVEKPKSLSLEEAAALPLAGLTAFRSAFYHGGIKKGDKVLISGAGGGVAQFAFQFAVAAGAKVFVTSGDDEKLEKLEEMGAAGAVNYRDEDWNKQLKEMVGSFDCAIDSAGGETFAEIIKLLGRSGRIVFYGATLGLPQKIDLYRMFFNQIRIQGSTMGSDKEFVEMVNFVEKHKIKPIIGSVTPFSDIISAFDTMKEGEGFGKLVVSMK